TAAATCATTTAAAAGAGCCCCAATTATTTGGGATTATGATTTTGCTAAAATAGGTACAGGAAACCCAAGTATGGCTGCCGTAAGAGATGGTGATTTTAAATTGGTAGAGTTAAAACATACTAAAACATATGAGCTATATAATGTAAAGAAAGATGTTGGTGAAAATGATGATTTAAGTGCTCAGTACCCTGATAAGGTAAAAGAAATGAAAAAAATGTTATTTGATTTTAGAACCAGTATTGGAATTAGTCAAGAAGTAACAAATAAAAAATTTCAAGCTACTAACAAGAGGTTGTACAAAAAAATGAAGGAATCAAAACAATAAGTTAAAAGTGATATTGTTAAAAAAAGCTGAATAGAATTTCTATTCAGCTTTTTTATTTGAGAGAGTTTCAAATCCGTATTTTTGAGGTAAAATTGAAAACACCTACCATGAGAAAAATATACTTCTTATTCTGTTTAATTTCTTTAAATCTGTTTGCTCAAACTACAGATGAAGTAAAAGTAGATTTGTCTAATCCGTATAAAACCATTTATACGCATTTACATTTTTTACAACCCGAAAGCTATGATGAGGCAAAAGCAGCTAGAACTATTTATGGTAAATCGCCAGAAAAATCTATAGAAATTGCATTAAAAATAAAGCAGGTTTTAGATGGAAAAGGGTTAAAGGTAAATTTTAAAGAGGTGCCTTTAAATGCAAAATATAAAGATACTGTTTCAGATGGAGAGATTAAAAGTCAGTATGTTTTGTTTCCAGATAGGATTCCAGAAATCTATTTGGGAAAAGTTGATGGAAAATGGTATTATAGTGAAGAAACCAACGAAAAAATATTCGCTTTATATCATAATGTTTTTCCTGTAGGAACAGATTTTATCAAAAGTATAGTTCCTGGCTTTGGGCACATAGAATTATTAGGAATTGAATTGTGGCAATATTTAGGGGTGATTATTTTTGTTTTAATTGGTGTGTTCTTAAGTTGGATTATCAATAAAATTATTTTCCGCTTTTTAAAAGCCTTAGAATCTTCTTTCATGAGGTTTAGTCACAATTCTTTAAGTAAAACTTTAGATAAATTATCAAGGCCATCAGCTTTATTAATTGTGTTCTATTTGGTAGAAATTTATATTCCTACACTACAATTTCAAATTGATATAAACTCTTTTCTTATCAAAGGTTTAGAAATAGGTCAAATCGTACTGTGGATTTATGTGTTTTTAGAAATCGTAAGTGTTATTATAGAGGTTTTTGTATCATATACTTCTAGAACAGAAAGTAAGTTAGACGATCAATTAGCGCCTATTTTAAGCAGATTGTTAAAAGTTTTGGTGGTGTTGCTAGGAGTTTTAAAAATGTTAACTGTTTTTGGGGTAAATACCACAACAGTAATTGCAGGGGCTTCTATTGGAGGTTTGGCAGTGGCTTTGGCTTCGCAAGACACAGTAAAGAACCTGATAGGGACTTTTATGATTTTCTTAGACAAACCTTTCCAAATTGGAGATTGGATAGAAGGTGGAGGTGTTGAAGGAACAGTAGAAGAAGTGGGGTTTAGGTCTACAAGAATTAGAGCTGTAGATACTTCTGTTTATTCAATCCCAAATAGTAAGTTGTCAGAAATTGTTATTAATAATAAAGGGTTAAGACAGTATAGAAGGTATCAAACCAAGTTGGGGATTAGATATGATACTCCACCAGAATTAATAGAGGCTTTTGTTTTGGGAGTTAGAAAAATTATAGAAATTCATCCTGAAACACTAACAAGATCATATAATGTTGAGTTTACTGGTTTTGGAGATTCGTCTTTAGAAATTTTGGTAAACACCTATTTCCTTTCTTTGGAGTGGGGGGTTGAACAATCTTCAAAACATAAACTTCATATGGCTATTTTAAATTTAGCAGCTGAGCTAGGCGTAGATTTTGCATTCCCTTCTCAAACTGTAATGATTGAAGAGTTTCCAGAAAAGAAAAATATGAATATGACTTATAATATTGAATCTAGTAGAATTGATGATATTATAAAAAGTATTGATAAAAAATTTAAATAACATCTAATTTGTTAAGTATAATTTAATTTTTAATAAAAAATATATTTATATTTGAGGATATTGAAATATATATAAATAATGTTTTGTTGAACTTATTGTTTCATAATTATTGATTTAATTATATTCATGTTGATTATTTCTTCGCTGTCAAGCTGGTTACTTGACAGCGTTTTTTTTTGACTTTAAGGAAGTAAAAAAGAATAGAGAAATCATAAATCATCACCTTTAAAGTAGTAAAAAACCTACGTTTGGTTAATTGTTAAACCTATTGCGTTGTATTGTAGACCTAGGTAATAGCGGTTTGTAATTAAATTTGTGATGCTAATCTAAATTAAATTATGAGACTTATATTTCTTTTTCTATGTAGTATGTTTTATGTGTCAGCTTCGGCACAACAGCAACAGCCTAACATTATTTTCTTTATTATAGATGATTTTGGGTATTCAGATTCAGGTTGTTATGGGTCTACCTACTACGAAACTCCAGCAATTGATCAATTAGCTGCAGATGGAATTCGTTTTACCAATGCTTATGAAGCTGCACCTAGATGTGTAGAGTCAAGAAAATCTATCATGTCAGGGCAGTATGCTTATAGGCCAGAGTTAGATCAATTAACTGCAAGTCATTATACTTGGGCAGAAGCCTTGAATGATAATGGTTATGCTTCCTTCTTTACAGGAAAATGGCACTTGGCACACCAAGCAGATGAAATGCCAGAAGCACAAGGGTTTGATACCAATATTGCAGGTGGTGAATTTGGAGCGCCTCCAACGTATTGGTTTCCATATGAAACTCAATCAGAAGGGCAATTACCGCATATTGGTACCACAAGATTTGATGGTACAAATGATACTGATACTCCTAGAAGTGGTGATGATGAAGAGTACTTAACAGATAGACT
Above is a genomic segment from Wenyingzhuangia fucanilytica containing:
- a CDS encoding mechanosensitive ion channel family protein: MRKIYFLFCLISLNLFAQTTDEVKVDLSNPYKTIYTHLHFLQPESYDEAKAARTIYGKSPEKSIEIALKIKQVLDGKGLKVNFKEVPLNAKYKDTVSDGEIKSQYVLFPDRIPEIYLGKVDGKWYYSEETNEKIFALYHNVFPVGTDFIKSIVPGFGHIELLGIELWQYLGVIIFVLIGVFLSWIINKIIFRFLKALESSFMRFSHNSLSKTLDKLSRPSALLIVFYLVEIYIPTLQFQIDINSFLIKGLEIGQIVLWIYVFLEIVSVIIEVFVSYTSRTESKLDDQLAPILSRLLKVLVVLLGVLKMLTVFGVNTTTVIAGASIGGLAVALASQDTVKNLIGTFMIFLDKPFQIGDWIEGGGVEGTVEEVGFRSTRIRAVDTSVYSIPNSKLSEIVINNKGLRQYRRYQTKLGIRYDTPPELIEAFVLGVRKIIEIHPETLTRSYNVEFTGFGDSSLEILVNTYFLSLEWGVEQSSKHKLHMAILNLAAELGVDFAFPSQTVMIEEFPEKKNMNMTYNIESSRIDDIIKSIDKKFK